The genomic region CCAAAGCTAAAGATGTCTTATTTTCTGTTCATTTGAAAGCTACAATGATGAAAGTTTCCGACCCTATCATCTTTGGTCATGTGGTTAAAGTCTTCTTTAAAGATATATTTGATAAATATGGTGATCTGCTTTCAGAATTGGGTGTAAATCCCAACAACGGACTGGGAGATCTCTATACAAAAATCCAGAATCTGCCTGAAGACAAACAGGACGCAATTAAAGCAGATATAGAAGCTGTGTATGCCAAAAGACCGGCATTGGCTATGGTTAACTCCGATAAGGGAATTACCAATCTCCATGTTCCAAGCGATGTTATCATCGACGCTTCCATGCCTGCAGCGATCCGCTCATCAGGCGGCATGTGGGGGCCAGACGGGAAACTGAAAGATATGAAAGCCATAATTCCGGATCGCTGTTATTCTGGAGTGTATCAGGAAACAATTGAGTTCTGCCAAAAACACGGTGCCTTTGATCCATCAAAAATGGGAAGCGTTTCTAATGTGGGACTTATGGCGCAAAAAGCTGAAGAATACGGCTCACATGACAAGACCTTTGAGATGGCTGGCACAGGAAAAGTCCAGGTTATCGATGACAACAATAATGTACTCCTTGAACAGCCGGTAGAGGAAGGAGATATCTTCCGTATGTGTCAGGTGAAAGACGCCCCCGTTCAGGACTGGGTCAAGCTGGCCGTCAACAGAGCCAAAGCAACAGGAAATCCTGCGGTCTTCTGGCTCGATGAGAATAGAGCTCACGACTTACAGCTCATTAAAAAAGTGAACAAATATTTGAAAGATCACGATACCGCTGGCTTGGAAATTTTAATCAAATCTCCTGTTGAAGCAACCAGGTTTTCATTGGGGAGAATTAAAGAAGGCAAAGACACCATCTCTGTGACTGGAAATGTTTTGAGGGATTATCTGACAGACCTCTTCCCGATTTTAGAAGTGGGAACCAGTGCAAAAATGCTGTCTATCGTTCCACTGATGAATGGCGGCGGACTTTTCGAGACAGGTGCCGGTGGCTCAGCACCAAAACACGTACAGCAATTTGTATCGGAAGGTCACCTGCGTTGGGACTCCCTGGGAGAATTCCTGGCTTTAGCTTCTTCTCTGGAACATCTGGGCAACAGTTATGATAATTCTAAAGCTCTGGTTTTAGCAGAAACACTGGATAAAGCTACAGAGCTGGTTCTGGAAAATGGAAAATCACCTTCCAGAAAAGTGAATGAGATCGATAACAGAGGATCTCATTTTTATCTTGCAATGTATTGGGCTCAGGCTCTGGCTGATCAGGAGAAAGATAGCCAGCTAAAAACAATTTTTGAACCTGTGGCTAAAGCTCTGATGGAAAATGAAGAGAAGATTGCCAGTGAGTTGTTAGAAGCTCAGGGCAAAGCTGTGGATATCAAAGGATACTACGCTCCGGATGAGGAGTTGAGATCCCAGGCCATGAGACCTAGTGCGACTTTGAATGGGATTATAGATTATATTTAATTTTATTTTGGAATCAAGAGGAAAACCCCGGTTTCGGCCGGGGCTTTTTAGTATCTAGAATACGTCGAATCTGAGATGAAATAATTTCATCTCAAACATTTATATTTTATGTTCTCTACTTACTTTTCTATTGCATCATTCTCCAAACCAGGCTCTTTTTAGGATTCTGATAAGAAAAAAGTATAATGTTATTTTGCAGTTAATTCACAAAAAAAGAAAAAGATAAAATCCCAAATCAACGATCCGGGATTCCTCAAAAAGCTTGCTTATAATTTCTTCTTTTCGTCATCATTTCTCTTTTTAAGGAACAGGATGAAGAACCCTGCTACAATTAGCAATGCAAGAAGTCCTGCAAGCTTCAATGGTTTACTCTCTTGTTCTTCCCCATTGTATTCTTCCGATACGTCTGTGTCTCCTGAAGAACTTGCTGAGACCACGCCAACCGAATCACCCAGGGAATCTGTATCTATAATGTCAACATTTTCAGTTTCTAATACATCAGCTATTTCTTCTGTTGGCTCCTCATCACTCCAGAAAAGCAGTTTCTTGAGATAATATGGCATTCCATCATCACTGGTAGTCGATGAACTATACTGATAGCTACAGGTTACAGTAAAGGGGGAATATCCCGAAACATTTCTTACAATGAAGTATGAGTACGTTCCGTCATTACCTATGCGTTCAGGAGTATATGCTTCCCACTGTGGATTTGTCCAGTGTCTCAGGTACACGGTATTGACTATTAAAGTACCTCCACCCTTTTCATTAAGCACCCTGAATTCTATACTGCGGTTGTTGCTCTGGTTGTTTACCAGTGTTTCGTTGGTGAAACTAATGTCAAGGTACTGGTATATTGACGAGGTTGAGAAATCAATGCTCGACTCGTTGATAGCAGAAACATTCAGCACTTCCACCCTGACCTGTATGCCGTCGGTGTTGTTACCAGTATTGAAAGATGTTGAAACAATACTGCATGCAAGACCGTTGTCATCAGTGTCATCGTCATTGGTGGTGTTGAAACGCAGATACTTATCACTGCCATTTATTGTAATCGTAGGGGTGGAGTTGATTACCATTGTGATGTTATTCCCACTTTCAGACGATTCTGTAACTGTCCACTGCCATGAACGTGTGTCGGTTCTTCCAATGCTTTCATTACTGGTCAGGACCGAGACATTGTAAATGTCCATGAAGAAATCACTCTGGTTAATGTACTGACTTGTGTTTATCAGGCAGTAGGAAATCATGGATGAATCATTTGTATTGTTGTACAATGTTGCTCCTGTTTCATTTACAGGATTTCCGTCGATGAGCCATACAAAGCTGGAATAAAGTGTGCTCTGTATACTGAAGTTCAGTTCTTCTCCATATGCAGATATTGCTGATGAATTTTCAGGTGAGTAAGTGTAAACCGGTTCCTCTGCACACCTGACATTCAACAGGCTGGAAGATGTACCATTGCTGTTTTGAACAGTAAGGTTTACCGTGTAGTTACCGGATATGAAAGTGTGTGTAGTGTTGATGTCAGTTGAATTCGTACCATCTCCAAAGTCCCAGTTCCAGCTTTCCACAAGTCCTGATGAGTTGTCAGTGAAATTGACTGTAAGAGGACTTATTCCTCTGGTTGCATTAGCACTAAAATCTGCAATTGGCAGGATGGAAACATTCATCAGAATATCTCCGGTTGTGTTTATATTTCCAGCAATGTCTATGAATGTACAGTTGTAGGTCATATGACTTACCAGCGTACCGGAATTGCTTGCAGGAATATCGATTGTCCATGAGTAGTTTCCTGCACTTGCGTTCATCTGGTATTCGTTTCCATCAACAGTCACATTATAGTTTACTATTGTTGAATAATCAGTGACGTTCAGTGAAAGAAGGACACTATCTCCGGTGTTTGCAGCCACGGGCATATTTGTCCATGAATATACAGGATTTGATTTGTCAACCAAAAATACGTTAGATGTTGAATAGTTTATATTGCTGGTATTGTCAACTGCTTTTATGTGAAGATACCAGTCACCATCATTCTGATCTGCTGTAAGTGTGTCTCCGCTGTTAAAAGGAGTCCATACAGACACATTGGATACATTGGAGTCCAGTGTCCAGGAATAAGACAGTTCATTGATGCCTGATACCGTATCAACTACTGTTACAACGGTACTGTGACTCTGGTTGTATGTGCTGTTACCATTTTCATTGTAATATGTTATAGGCAGACTGTTGTCCAACTTGAAAACGTCTGATACAGAGTAATTGATATTTCCGGCATTATCGGTTCCACGTGTATGGAGATACCAGTCACCGTCAACTGAATCTTTAGTCAGTGTTCCAGCATTTGCAAAAGAAGTCCATGATGAAACAGAACTCACATCCGCGCTCTGTGTCCAGGCATAAGCCATCTGTGAGATGCCTGCAGGTGAATCTGTTCCTGTCACTGTGGAACTGTGGCTGTTAGCGTAGGTGCTGTTACCATTTGTCCCATATGCAATTACCGGTGGAACAGAGTCGATAGTAAATGTAACATCACGAGCCGATGAATTATCCTGGGTATCAGTAGCATATACGCGGAACATTGCACTTCCAGTATTGTCTTCCGGAAGAGTAAATGCCATACTGTTGGTGCTAAGCAGGTTTCCTATAAGTGACCATGATCCGTTGTAGAGCCACAGGTTGTATTTTACGCTGTCACCTTCAACATCTGAGGATGTTCCCCATGACACAGTCATTGAGCTTCCACCCTTCTTTATCTGGCTGCTTGTTGGTGATGTGAATACTCCTGGGGTTGTCGGCGCATCATTTACTGAAGTCACGCTCACAGTAACTGTTGTTGATAGTTGTGGTGCTTCATCTCCACTCATTCCACCATATTCAAGAAGGTACCCACTCAGTGTTGTAACTGTATGGGGAAGGTCATTCCAGGTACCGTTGTTTGTTGAATACATTTGGCCAGCATCCTCGTTATTTCCCGAGTCGTTTGGTTCATTGCCAGTACCCAGTGCAGGTCCGTTCCATTTGTTATATTCACCTGATATTGCTGAGCCTGTATAACCATCTCCGTCATAGAACTGTCTTCCAGCTCCTCCTTCCTCAGTTCCTTCAGGACCAGTGACCCAGCGCCATTCTCCTTCGACAGCAGCGTCACTTGCACCCATCCATGCATCAGCCTGTATTTTTTCCATTAGGAAATTATTTTCTTCCTCTGATGTGATGGTTGCAAGATATCCTTGTAGTCCTTCCATGGTCTTAGTATCTGCATTTGTTTTTGCTGCTGTCCATGTTGACAAGTAGGATACATACTCGTAGTAATGTCCTGTATCTTCAAAATATAGTGTATTTCCTCCTAGGACAAAGGTAATCTTTCGGTCTGCAGTGTTTGGCTCCTCGTTAGTATTCTCATATCTGACATTTCTAAAGGCTGCTTGATATGCAGCTGGAGTTGTGGCAGCCGAAGTAAGTGTCAGTACTCCTGTTGAGGTGTCAAAAGATCCTGATATGCCATTTGTAGTGTCATATCTCAGATAGTCCTGTCCGGAGACATAACCATCTCCTATGTAGACTTTAGCTGATGAATAAGTAGACTCACTACCGGTGATGGTTAGCCCTGAGTCTATATACATGTCATCGTTTTCAGTATAAGTTGCAGTGCCACTTGAAGCACTTACAGTCGTTGCTGCCTGTGCAGCAGATGTTAATACGGCACAGGATATAAGTAAGAAACATATCATGAAATACAATCTGCGCATAAAATCCTCTCTCATTGAATAGTGTAATTGTTATGTTTTAGTGCCAAAGTGATTGGTTTTGCTTCAAGATGGCATCGATCAACAATGTATAAATATAATTTAATTAATTAACTTTAATAATCTATTATATATTTAATATTTTTGAGAGATGAGTTCTACTATGTTTCATTAATGTCTTCTTATAATCCACAAATTGCAGATTCTTACTATGATGTACTAATTCAGTCTGCCAAAAAAATGAAAATACAATTTTTGATGAAATTGCTAAAGTTGTGAGCAGAGTACTCAAAATCTTTAATGAACTTTAAAAATAGTATAACCGCTGCCAACAGGCAGCAGCTTCAAAAAAAGAATTAGTCTATTGTATCGTGCATACGAGGTTTGATCTCGTTGCTTTTTTGCCCCTCATCAAGATTTTCATCCTCTTCCATGTCCTTGCGGTGCATATCCTTGCTGAGCATCTGGTTGAACATGAAGTACTTCTTCACGTATGCCATGATCTCTTCATCGGAAATGCAGGAAACCCTCTTCTCGTCGTTGTAGAGTTTCTGAATTTCGGCCTGGATTGCTCTGAGGCGTTTGTCATTCTTGTCGATCTCGATATTAACTTCCATGAGTTCGTTCAGTGTTTCCTGGACTTTGTACCTAAGTACTTCGATTCCAGAAGAATCACCAATGAGGAAAATCCTCTTTCCACCAACGATTTCAGGTGGATATGGTTCGTAGGTGAACGGATTCTTGATAACACCGGCGGAGTGGATTCCTGATTCGTGTGCAAATACGTTGTTACCAACAACAGACTTATTCCTTGGTATACGGATGCCGATTTCATCCTGCATGAATTTTGAGAACTCTACAATAGAATCAAGATTGTACTTGTCGAATCCCTCGATACGCCTTGCAAGGAATAAAAGCAGTTTTTCCATTTCGGCGTTACCTGCTCTCTCACCAATACCAAGGAATGTCACATTGGACCAATTTGCACCGTGCCAGTATCCTGCAATGGAATTGGCAACAGCAAAACCAAAATCATCATGACAGTGAGTCTCGATATTTTTAACATTGAGCTCGTCCTTCAGGTATTTAGTGATCATTGGAATTCCAAAAGGCTCGTCAACACCTTCAAATGGTATTCCAAATCCAATGGTATCACATACACGGATAGTACAATCAGGGTCTATGTCCATTATTTTCTTAATAAGAGGGAATGTGAATCCATAATTGTCTGCACGGGTCATATCTTCGATGTGAGCCCTGGTGCGGAGTCCGTGATCAACTGCATACTGGAGTGCATTGAGGTATTTTTCCTCGGCTGCCTCACGGGTAAGCCCCATCTTATCAACGATATGAGGATCAGATACTGACATAAGGACACCGGTTTCCTCAATGCCGTCAATGTTAAGGACCATATCAATATCAGCAGGGTTTGCACGTGCCCATCCGGTTATTTCCGGGAATTCGTATCCCTGGTCCATCATGAGCTTGATGGCTTTTCTGTCCCTTTCGTTATAGACAAAAGTCTCAAGTTTCTCTATTCCTATACGGTGCAGGTAGTTGTATATCTGAAACTTCTGCTGACTCTTCATGACAATACCAGGCATCTGTGCCCCATCCCTGATAGTGCTGTCACTTATTGATACTTCCTGCCCCAGTGGTAATTTTATTTTTGGAAGATCATCATAGTCCTTGTATATTTTCATTTGAAACCTCCTTTTCAATTCGAAAGCTCCAGAGCTTTAATTAGTGTATTAGTTTAGAAACGAGTCGGTATCAGTACCCTAATAAAATGTGTCCGCCCTGGATAATCATTATTATTGAGTGTGAATTGTACTCTTAATATAGCTGCACTCCTACTTAAAACATCGTTTCTATATATCTTAGGAGGATCATTTTTTCCTCCCGGCAAAACTAAACCTTTAAATCTTTATATTTTAAAAGATTACATGATTCATATGTGGAGCATATTACTCAGGAAGTTCGAGAAATACCCGGCCCAGCAAAAGGTGCTGAAGCTTCTTTTTGAACGTGGTTTTCAGGTAAGTGATGAAGGAAAAGTTACCTCAGGCGCCATTGAAATAGCACACACGCAACTTGCCAGGGAAGCAGGTGTTGACAGGCGTGTTGTAGATTCCACAACAGAGGTCATACTTTCAGATGATCAGCTAAAAAAGATATTCCAGAATGTAAAATCAATTCCTTTTCTTCGGGATGTCGCCCCTCTCATGGGACAGGGTGTCATTATCATAACCCCGGACGATGCTTCTAACAAGGGAATTATCTCCGAAGTCTCCACAGTTATCGCACAACAAAATATCAGCATCAGGCAGGCTGTGTCAGATGACCCTTTCTTCACAGACGAACCCCGGCTTACAATAATCACCGATACAAAGGTCCCCGGCAGCATCATTGAGGAACTGCTCAAACTGGATTCTGTAAAAAGCGTAAATATCGCTTGATATTTCAGAGAACAGCCTTTGCAAAAGCCCTGAATATCTTTAACATATGCACCGATTTAGATGGGTGCAGCATCTTTTTTATCAGTATTGAAGGATGGTCCATGTCACCGTAGCGTGTTATGGTGTCAAGAATAGCAGGATTGTTCATCGAAGCTATGAGCTCGTCCATCTCTCTATCCCCGAGTCCTGCTGCAAACCTGTGAATTCTCATTCCCATTGCAAGCTCTTTTCCAAGTTTTGCTCTCCACTGTTTATCGTATTCAGAAAGGAATGATGCAGAACTGTTATTTTTCTCTGCAGCCTTTGCAGCAATTTCACCGGCAATTTTTGCACACACAGCTCCGGTATAGATTCCTCCTCCTGATGTGGGTTTAACCTGCCCTGCTGCGTCACCGACTATCATTACACCGTCTGCATATGTCTTTTCAAGAGGTCCAAGTGGAATTCCTCCCATAACAAGGTCAAGTTTGCCACCACCATATCTTGAAGCAACATGCTGATTCTTTGTCAGGAGATTTTCAAGAACCTGATGCGCTGACAGTCCACATATGGGATCAACAGCCATACCCACACGGGATATGCTTTCATTTACAGGCACAGTCCATCCAAAGAATCCGGGAACCTGTGACCCAATAAACAATTCAACAAAATTGGTGTCATCACTGCGGTAAGGAACTTCTGCCTGAATTCCCGGCAGCACTTCTGTAACATTTCCAAGTCCTGACCATTTTGCCACCTGGCTCCGAACACCGTCAGCACCAATTACAACTTTGGTTTTCAGAATATGTTTTTCTCCGTTCTTTACAACTGAAACCTTCTGTTCATTTTGTGAGTTTTCAATACCTGTAACTCTTGAGTTAAGCCAGAGGTCAACATCTTCTTCAACAGCCTTCAACGCAAGTTTTCTGTCAAAAATCTTCCTTGAGACAACATAGGCTTTGGTTTTTTTACCGTCAATGGGCAGGTAATCCCCATGCATTGGGTGAATAAATGCACCTCTTACTGAGTTCAGGATGGAACTATCCGAAGGGGCAATTTCACACTCATTGAGAGCTCTTGTACTTAGAAGTCCGGTGCACCCAACCGGAGTACCTATGAATGCGTGGTCTTCCAGTATCAGTGTTTTTGCGCCGTTTATTGCAGCATATCTTGCCGCCACAGAACCGATTGGTCCTCCTCCTACAACAATAACATCATATTCCGTCATTTTCACTTAAGTTCAAGTACTATTTCCAGAACCTCGCGGAAACTGTTGAGTGTTCTGTCAGGTTCGTATTCACCTGATGTCCTGTCTATTGCGCTGTTGCGATCTCCATATGCAGCATATGCTGCCATCATGCCCAGTTTCTTTGAAGGAGCAATATCCCTTCTCAGGCTGTCACCAACAAAAAGTGTTTCAGGAGCATTAAGTCCCATTGTTTCAAGAGCATGTTTGAAAGGTGCAAGATCCGGTTTTTTTGCGCCAGTCATATCATGGGCTGTAAGTGAATGTATCATTGCTTCCATACCTGTTTTTGCAAGCCTTTTCTTTGCATTATCGCTGTTAGCGTCAGTGACAATTCCAAGGGGAAGGCCGAGTTTATTTAGTTCTTGTAGTGTTTCCCTTACATCTGGATAGAGCCTTATGTTGTTAATCTTGTGAGTTTCGTAGATGCTGACACATGTCTGGTAGTTATCAGCAGCATTCATGCCGTTGTCAAGCATATAGTCCCTGATATTCTCCGGGTGTTCAAAACCGTGGGTTTCCCTGCGGAAGTACTCAAACAGCTCTTGCGGGTCACCTGCACCAAGAAAACTGACAACTTCAGTACAGGCTACCATCTTCGCTTCCACAAAGTCGAAGAGGGTGTTGTCCATATCAAAAATAATGCCCCTTAAATTCATTCCCATTTCATCCATTATTTTATTATTCTATGCTCTTGTTCTGGATTTAATGCTGTTTTTCTACTTATAATTGGGTACTATTGAAACATAATTGCAAGTTCGTTTTCAATATCTTCTGCCATAAGTGGGGAATATCCGTGTGTGCTTGCGTTAATCGGGTAAAGTGCTTTTGGATCTTCTGCCTTATCATAAGTACGAAGTGCAAGTTCATACGGAACAATGCTGTCATTTATGGAATGCAGCATAACAAACCTGCGTGGGCTTATCATTCCCAGATAGGTGTCAGGGTCAATTGACCTGTAAAAGAGATAGGCATCCATGTCAACAGTTTCATCAACGACTATGGAACCAGTATCATAACCACTTGTGCTGATTCCAATTACTCCTTTTATTTCCGGATCTATTGCGGTTGCTATTATTGCAAACCTGCCACCATTACTAAGACCAAGCATTGCAATGTTGTCATCATCAATTTCAGACTGGTCAGCAAGAACATTTGCAGCAGCAAGTGCGTCATACACCATCATGTATTCCACAGGTTCTGTCCCATTCATGTAAAGTGCCATGTCACCCTGCGGGTCAATTCCTCCAAGATTTCTCTGATCCAGTGTTATGGAGGCGTACCCGAGTGATGAAAGCAATTGGGGTACTGCTGTCTGCTGTTCTTTTGAGACTCCTGCTCCTGGAAGAACTACAACACCAGGAATATTTGTAGCCGATTCCGGAATCCTGATAAGCCCTGCAATTTCAGAACCACGGCTTTCAAAACTGACTTCCCTGATAGTTTCCTTATCGTTAGCTCCGGAAATGTCATTTGAGCTGTAATCCACATCTGTTATTTCAGGATATGAGAGTATTCCTTCATCTGAAACAGACCACTGTTCATCATCGCCTGAACTATATATTATTCCAATAGCTCCGGCTACCATGAGTAGTATTCCCAGTGCAAGCGGGAGAAGTTTGACATTCATCTTATGCTGTTTAGTTTCAGTCTTTCTTTTTCCTTTAGTGGTATGTTTCTGACTCATGGGATCGCCGAAATGATTTTGATAGAATGGGAGTTATGGGAATTATTGCTCTAATATGACGAACCTGCCGGGACTCGAACCCGGGTTCTAAGCTCCGGAGGCTTAAGTGATATCCGCTACACTACAGGTCCGCATTTGCTTATAATTTTGAACTTAAACTCATTTTGCATGTTTCTCATTGGAGATAAATATGCTGTTGATGTGGAATTATTGTTAATTTGTTACTGCTGTTTAATGTATGATATATGCTGATTTGTTTTAGATTTTCACATAAATATAGATTATTAGTCAATATACGAACGTTATTTTTAAATATCACAATTGTGTATTAGGTATCATCACAATTGTGATTTGGCTAAAATAGCCAATAACCAGGGCATTGGCACGGCAAAACATTCTCCTGTAAAGTAATGCCGTCCGGTTCGAATCCGGATCCTGGCTTGAGGTTTAACCTCAAATCCCTAGCAGGAGTCTTCCGGCTCCTGCAGAAAAACGTTTACTTCAAAAACCCTGCGACAATACCCCTTTATTTTATTTTTTTCAAGAAGGTAAAAACATGAACGTAATACTTCCAAACGGTGATATCCAGGAACTGGCCATGGGTCCCTTGACAGTAGTGGAATTACTGCAACATCTGGGCATAAGCCTGGGTGAAGTTCTGGTATCTAAAAATAAATGTATTATCCCGGAAGACAGCATTCTCGAAAATGGAGATAATGTACGAATAATGCAGGTTATTTTTGGAGGCTGAAAGCTCCGATAACTCAGGTTTCAGATAAAATGTCAAAGGGCATTAATTGTCATTAGCACATTCCTGACCTTCTTCCCTAAGTTGCCTGCATATTCCGCATATTCTTGAAGCAAGGTCATCAACCTTGTTTGCTTTCATATCTTCAGCAAGTTCACGTATAGATACCTTCACATTCTCTTCAAGCACAATCCTGTAGCCTCTCTTTTTGGACAGGTATTGTGAAACAGCAGATGGTGCCATATCAAGTTCCTTGGCAATTTCCTGTTGCGACAGTCCGCAATTCATAAGTTCTTCTGCGATGGCTGCTCTGATGGCAGGCAACACGTCCCAGACGATCATCTGACATGGTAATTTCATAGGCATCCCTTTAATTATTTATTTTCAAAACAAAATCTCACAATTGTGAATATGTTTTTTATATTTAATATCTTTTATTGATTTGTCCAATAATATCCTGCACAGAGCATGATAGAATTCCAAATGAAGTTACAGTTTTTTAATTTTCCAGCATCCAGGTCTCCAAACCTCTGGACTTATATTATTTGACAACTTATGATGCATAGTGCACATTCTGTTATTGAGAATTAATCTACATTGAAAGGTTTGTTCTATGTTAAGCGATGATGAACTCGAAAGATACAGCAGGCAGATTATGCTTTTTGGCAAGGAAGGTCAGAAGCGCTTGAGTGATGCTACTGTATTTGTGGCAGGTGCCGGTGGACTTGGCTGTCCGGTTGCGTTGTATCTTGCAGTTGCGGGAATAGGCCATTTGAAAGTTGCAGATAAGGATCTTGTGGAACAAACGAATCTTAACCGTCAGGTTCTGCACTGGGAACAGGACATTGGCAAAGAGAAAGTCATTTCTATAGAGGAAAAAATCCTGCAGATAAATCCTCACGTAGAAATTCAGACATTTCACCTGACAATTGACGAAACAAATATCATGGACCTTGTGGCTGATGCAGATATAATTGTTGATGCCATGGATAATTATGAGGTCCGCTATTTTCTGAATAAGGTTGCCCATGAGAAAGGAATTCCCATGGTTCATGGCGCAATTCGTGGTTTTGATGGTCAGGCAATGACGATCATCCCTGGAAAAAGTGCATGTTTTAATTGTGTATTCCCATCTGAACCGCCATCGGAGATATTTCCTGTGATTGGCACGACCCCTGGTATAATTGCCATGATACAGGCTAATGAAGTCATTAAATACCTGCTTGGGACCGGTAAGCTTCTGACAAACCGCCTGCTAATATGGGATGGTCTTAATTCTGAAATGGATTATATGAAAGTGTCAAAAAGACCGGATTGTAAAATATGCGGTAAATAATAATCCTTCTGGTGCCAGGTTTGTTATTGAGCTGGCTGTTGCAAAACCAAAAGGCAGCTTAAATGCATAATTCGTTTTTATGGCCTCTTGTAAACTGTCTTATTGTAATACTTATATATTATAACCTCATTTTTATAATAGGTTTTGTGTAATAAATGCGGAGATTACTTTGTGGGTTTACGAAATAGATATGATAAATACTCTGAAGCAACTGTTGTAGCTCTGGCTCTCCTGGCTTTGTATCTTATTAGTCTTGAAAGCTATCTTTTATTTCATAGTATAGTTGAAGTAGCGAGTATAATAGTCATTGCTGCTGTTTTCCTGATTGCATGGAATTCCAGAAAATATCTGAAGAATTCATATCTTTTGTTCCTTGGGATAAGTTTTTTCTTC from Methanolobus tindarius DSM 2278 harbors:
- a CDS encoding NADP-dependent isocitrate dehydrogenase, which translates into the protein MSQESTIIYTKTDEAPALATSSLLPILQAYVKNAGITMETRDISLAGRIIAQFPERLTEEQKISDDLSELGEMVLTPQANIIKLPNISASIPQIKATVAELQAKGYDLPDYPEDPSNDEEKAIKAKFDIVKGSAVNPVLREGNSDRRAPKAVKNYAKKHPHSMGEWKSDSKSHVASMTSGDFYGSEKSIEIEEATNYRIFFTDDAGNKTLLKDKAPLLAGEIIDASVMSKKALQAFLAEQIEDAKAKDVLFSVHLKATMMKVSDPIIFGHVVKVFFKDIFDKYGDLLSELGVNPNNGLGDLYTKIQNLPEDKQDAIKADIEAVYAKRPALAMVNSDKGITNLHVPSDVIIDASMPAAIRSSGGMWGPDGKLKDMKAIIPDRCYSGVYQETIEFCQKHGAFDPSKMGSVSNVGLMAQKAEEYGSHDKTFEMAGTGKVQVIDDNNNVLLEQPVEEGDIFRMCQVKDAPVQDWVKLAVNRAKATGNPAVFWLDENRAHDLQLIKKVNKYLKDHDTAGLEILIKSPVEATRFSLGRIKEGKDTISVTGNVLRDYLTDLFPILEVGTSAKMLSIVPLMNGGGLFETGAGGSAPKHVQQFVSEGHLRWDSLGEFLALASSLEHLGNSYDNSKALVLAETLDKATELVLENGKSPSRKVNEIDNRGSHFYLAMYWAQALADQEKDSQLKTIFEPVAKALMENEEKIASELLEAQGKAVDIKGYYAPDEELRSQAMRPSATLNGIIDYI
- a CDS encoding PKD domain-containing protein, which codes for MRRLYFMICFLLISCAVLTSAAQAATTVSASSGTATYTENDDMYIDSGLTITGSESTYSSAKVYIGDGYVSGQDYLRYDTTNGISGSFDTSTGVLTLTSAATTPAAYQAAFRNVRYENTNEEPNTADRKITFVLGGNTLYFEDTGHYYEYVSYLSTWTAAKTNADTKTMEGLQGYLATITSEEENNFLMEKIQADAWMGASDAAVEGEWRWVTGPEGTEEGGAGRQFYDGDGYTGSAISGEYNKWNGPALGTGNEPNDSGNNEDAGQMYSTNNGTWNDLPHTVTTLSGYLLEYGGMSGDEAPQLSTTVTVSVTSVNDAPTTPGVFTSPTSSQIKKGGSSMTVSWGTSSDVEGDSVKYNLWLYNGSWSLIGNLLSTNSMAFTLPEDNTGSAMFRVYATDTQDNSSARDVTFTIDSVPPVIAYGTNGNSTYANSHSSTVTGTDSPAGISQMAYAWTQSADVSSVSSWTSFANAGTLTKDSVDGDWYLHTRGTDNAGNINYSVSDVFKLDNSLPITYYNENGNSTYNQSHSTVVTVVDTVSGINELSYSWTLDSNVSNVSVWTPFNSGDTLTADQNDGDWYLHIKAVDNTSNINYSTSNVFLVDKSNPVYSWTNMPVAANTGDSVLLSLNVTDYSTIVNYNVTVDGNEYQMNASAGNYSWTIDIPASNSGTLVSHMTYNCTFIDIAGNINTTGDILMNVSILPIADFSANATRGISPLTVNFTDNSSGLVESWNWDFGDGTNSTDINTTHTFISGNYTVNLTVQNSNGTSSSLLNVRCAEEPVYTYSPENSSAISAYGEELNFSIQSTLYSSFVWLIDGNPVNETGATLYNNTNDSSMISYCLINTSQYINQSDFFMDIYNVSVLTSNESIGRTDTRSWQWTVTESSESGNNITMVINSTPTITINGSDKYLRFNTTNDDDTDDNGLACSIVSTSFNTGNNTDGIQVRVEVLNVSAINESSIDFSTSSIYQYLDISFTNETLVNNQSNNRSIEFRVLNEKGGGTLIVNTVYLRHWTNPQWEAYTPERIGNDGTYSYFIVRNVSGYSPFTVTCSYQYSSSTTSDDGMPYYLKKLLFWSDEEPTEEIADVLETENVDIIDTDSLGDSVGVVSASSSGDTDVSEEYNGEEQESKPLKLAGLLALLIVAGFFILFLKKRNDDEKKKL
- a CDS encoding regulator of amino acid metabolism, contains ACT domain yields the protein MWSILLRKFEKYPAQQKVLKLLFERGFQVSDEGKVTSGAIEIAHTQLAREAGVDRRVVDSTTEVILSDDQLKKIFQNVKSIPFLRDVAPLMGQGVIIITPDDASNKGIISEVSTVIAQQNISIRQAVSDDPFFTDEPRLTIITDTKVPGSIIEELLKLDSVKSVNIA
- a CDS encoding homocitrate synthase/isopropylmalate synthase family protein, coding for MKIYKDYDDLPKIKLPLGQEVSISDSTIRDGAQMPGIVMKSQQKFQIYNYLHRIGIEKLETFVYNERDRKAIKLMMDQGYEFPEITGWARANPADIDMVLNIDGIEETGVLMSVSDPHIVDKMGLTREAAEEKYLNALQYAVDHGLRTRAHIEDMTRADNYGFTFPLIKKIMDIDPDCTIRVCDTIGFGIPFEGVDEPFGIPMITKYLKDELNVKNIETHCHDDFGFAVANSIAGYWHGANWSNVTFLGIGERAGNAEMEKLLLFLARRIEGFDKYNLDSIVEFSKFMQDEIGIRIPRNKSVVGNNVFAHESGIHSAGVIKNPFTYEPYPPEIVGGKRIFLIGDSSGIEVLRYKVQETLNELMEVNIEIDKNDKRLRAIQAEIQKLYNDEKRVSCISDEEIMAYVKKYFMFNQMLSKDMHRKDMEEDENLDEGQKSNEIKPRMHDTID